Below is a genomic region from Salvelinus fontinalis isolate EN_2023a chromosome 38, ASM2944872v1, whole genome shotgun sequence.
GACATGGTTGCCCTTAATtctgaagatgtaatccggagacaggtgttttatatagCAGACTTCCGTGTTTTCTTTTCGACTCCCTCCACATTTGCTATAAAACGCTtacattttctccatctccttagctatcatgcTCTGCTTCCACCgggaattccactgatttcaaaactcggtccgcCAGAAAGTGGAGAACTATCTTTCAGAAAAATCTGCGTTAGAAAGGATGACCTAGACATACTGAGCAACtcattatagacagaagcatgctacatggcagaccagtccgaactcatctctcggcatgtccagcccatccattatctcagcctgtccagcccatccattatctcagccaatcatgactagtgggaaggttcccactttttccgtggctaaaccaactaggctcgtaattttaacaattgtattcatatttacagatggcatacaagtttgttattaaggcacatgaaagtggGAACATgatccagaaggcatttctgccccaaaacatattttttagtaataaaaaaataataattaagttCAAAtgtctcctgtgaagtagtaacGCGCAATATATATAACAATGTATTAGTTATGTGATAAACCTGGCCCATAGCTTCCTGCTCTTGGTGATACACAGTACAACATTTCATCCTCTTTAACTGACTCCTTTGTTCAACTCCTTTCTTTCTCCTCATTTAACTCTACCTTTCATCACCTCTCTATACTCCCTGCAGACCCTCCCAGTGAGCCAGTGGTAAATGGTTCCCTGACCATtatggaaggttcttccatctccctGCAATGTAGCACACAAGGCAATCCCGCGCCCACCCTCACCTGGCTGAAGGACGGGGAGCTGGTGGGCACCATCACGGCCGAGGAGGTGTCTGTGCTGGAGCTTCTGGAGCTCACCCCTCAGGGAGAGGGACAGTACCGCTGCCTGGCAGAGAACGAACACGGACGAGCCAGCAGCTCCCTCAACATCACTGTGGAATGTGAGTGGGTCATCATGTTGTATCATAACATATGGTATCATATCATACCGTATTgtaccacactacattacactacgctacaccatcccatcccactcTACATGTCAGTCATAGCcctacctccaccctctcttcagACGCCCCAGTCCTTCTGGACGAGTCCAAGTGCGCGGTGGTGAGGGAGGGAGTCCAGTGTGTTTGCATGGCTACGGGTAATCCTGAGCCCACCATCGAGTTCTACCTCCCCGACAAGAACATCACCATCAACGACACGTTCGGCCGCTACAACTACTACACGCGCACGGACGGCCACACGTCCACGGGCATGATCAAGCTACGGGAGAAGGGCGAGCGCCTGGGCAACGGCGCTGTCAATGTGCACTGCAGCATTAGCAACATGTACGGGTCGGAGAGCTTTCATTTGGAGTTACAGCAGGAGAGTGAGTACACAAGTTCAGGTTCATGGTTAAACACAGAACTGCATACCATTAAAATGCAAACAATTGTATAGCCTAGCATACATGAGAGATTGAACTGAAATGAGACGTGTAGTACCTTTATATGATATGTACATTGACTGTATAAGTAAGACCACAAACTGGCTACCCCATTGGCTTGATATTGAAATGGCATTATCTTGAATTAAATACTTTATAGTACCATGACCTAGTTAAACAGTATTTTCTGTTTCTACACTGTCTTCAATATGATGTTCTTGATGATGTTAGAGAAGTACATGATGGCAGTGATCGTTGGCACCATCGGTGGAGTGGCTGTCATCGCCTTCATCATCGCAGCAGTGAGATATGTGGGCCATAACAACAAGAAGTGAGTATCCACCCTTCACTAACTGTGACAGGGGTCGATGCGAGTTACAGGTAGTCATTTCCTGTTTGAATTGACGATAAGGAAACACTTCAGCCTAGCCATCCATTCTAAAACACCTCTGTGTATTCATGAGTGAATGATTGATCGATGGACGGACGTGAGAATCATGGTCATAAGTTATGCTAACGCCAGAGCGAGTTCAATTAATTTGCCATCACTAGTTCCCTTTCTGAGACGGAGATCCAAAATGGCTGCCTGGTGGAGTGGGGTTAGCAAGCCAGACTAACCGTAGCCTATAGTTTGCAGGCTCAATTCCCTGCTTTGATACTGCTTTGTACCCTTGACCTGCTATGCTAAAAATACAGCCACGGTAGCCTACTTAACTAAGGTGCTTCAGCATTATAGCAATACATCACATTCAGACAAAAGCTTTTACAGGAAGTCGCTCTAAGAGAGGGTGTCGGCTCAACCGCAACTAAACCCATGAAACAATAACCACAACCATGAACGTCGCCCACAACCATGAATCATAGGCCTGTAGATTATTAACTATGTTGGGAAACAGGCCCTTGTTTTAAAATGGATGCCCAGGCTTGGAGTGTCGCCCTGAGTTAGTTAGTGGCCATGAGACCGAGTCTGATCTTGtgactccacccccccccccccccagagagaaTGGCAACCCTGGGCAGGACCTGGTCTCTAAACTGGAGAACCCAGCGTTGTACTACAGCACAGTCAAGAAGGACAAACAATGTTTGAGGAAGAAAGTGGTGAGacatgttgatgatgatgactaTAATGGAGATAATGACCATTCTCAGATCTGTCTTAGACGGGAACATGATAGCTTACCCGTTGCTGATACTGATACTATACTTGTTCAAATCATGTCCCATTTTTGATGCACAGTAAGGTTCATTCCGTGGAGATACTCATAAATAAAACTTATCATGTTAAAGAGAAAATGTAAACTTCCCCAGCCAACTACTGGCCTAGCCTGAGAATCCCAGTACCACTATAGCTATCAATCACAGTACCACAGGGGTAGCTGCGGCCACAGCCTTTCCAAACCACTGTTTTCTGCTTCATCGCTTCTCTGCGttcttctgtctctttttctATTTCCTAACTCTTGCACAGCTTAAGACAGAGCTTCTGGGCTCAAAGTTTAACTCCATTCTAGAGGAGAGCACGGTAAGGTTCCTAAACAACCCCGCCCCAATCCCAACTCCAAGTCTCAGTGGTAGACAGCATCCCTCACACATCCCAGACAGCTAAATGATATGATGGCTCAAATTCGTCCTTAATCTACAATATTACGATTTACCGTTTGGCTGAGTTAACCACTTGGTGTTACGGTCCTGAAGTGGATCTGTATCGTGAAATGTCCAGACCTTGCCTGGCAAGGTGGATGTGGCCCATATTCAGACCTAAAGTAGCCCAGTAACTATGGGATGTTGTTAGGGCCACATAACTCAAACCAGAGATGGCCCATAAGCAAAGTGCCAACCCTTCCCCAGTTCGCATCTCCTACATTCGGACCAGATCTGGGCCATATGACGCATTGTGGTGCCAgaactgagctatactgtatgtgtcaCCAAACAACCAGATCTAACCCACAGTCGTCTGCTGTCTGAGATCCGCTTCCATGTGCTGTATCTCCTTTCATTTCCACGACTGTTGTTGCATGGCTGCCTCGATACTAACAGGATATGCTAAACTGCCTCAATCTCCTTGTCTTACGCCTCTGCTCatcaataactactaaccctcctTTCTTCTTTCTCAATGTCTATCATGTTATTCCTTTATACGCTCAATGTTCTGAGGTGTCAATGGCATTGGTGGCACTGCGCAGGTATAACCTGTGAGTCTGAATGGGCCTTCTCTCTTTTCATACCTTCAACAGGGAGAAGACGGGGATTATCAACCTGTGGGCTCTATGGCAGACCTGGAGAGGCAAGAGCTGAACTACGCCGCCCTGGAGTTTCTGGGGGGACGCTCCAGGGATGGGGGGACCTCAGGGAGGGGGGATGACGGCAGCGACTACACCGAGATCAAGGCCAAATGAATCGCGATCCTTCCCTGACCCATCGTCACCGCGGGACACAGTGGCAGCCATGTTGTCGCCCCCTTCCTCACGTCATTCACCCCCTCATCAAACGTCTTCCCCCCTCCCCCGTGGACACCATCACCACCCTTCACCATCACATCAAGATACCCCATCGTCTCTCCCCGTCCCTGACTCATCTCAAATGACGTCCCCGTTAGTCGACCCTCAAGCCTCCAGGGGGAGCCTCAGTCACATCTCGCCACCCAGGACTGCTGGTAGCTACTTGCAGGGTCGGAACACAGCCAAGTGGACAATGTAAAAAGATCTTTGTATTATCAGCAGCTGTCGGTCTCCCAGCTCTTACCCTACTAGTCATAGTCACAAAATTCCCTCACAACAGGTGCAATGTGTttgttactgtactgtatcatcTAGATTCAATGTTGCTATTTCCATCTCTATACCATTAATTGTTTGCATTGCTATAAAGCTTGGGACACAGTAACACATTTTCTGGGGCTCCCCTTCTGTATGTCACCCTATATCATACTTatagctagcctggttaaaccagattgAACGCTGCGCTCACCAGTTTTCCTGTGAAAGGCAACGCAATCAGCTTGGATACCAGGCGAACTATCTAGATCTGTCCATTatagtccttctccactgtgtccGCTGCCAGTCGAAGTGTCTGGGAAAGGGGTGTATTTTGTGCTTTTTATTttcttatctctatttctgacccTGGATCTGGAGGAAATGAGGGATCTCTTCCTGATCCAGCGGTTGTCAACACTGACCAGTGTTCAACAAACGCCAGGCCTGATACATATCCAATTGAAGCCAGTCATCTTCATCTCACATATTCTGTTCCCACATAGAGTTCAATAGTGATGTGTGCTGTGACTCTGTGGCTTTTGATGATGATGAGAAATGAATATTTATTTGATTTTATATAAAGAGAGAAGATGAATACTCTTAGAGGTTTATCCAGCCTTGAACACAAGGTTCTGTTTGTGCAAGAAGTGGGCTGATTTTTTAGTTCTTATGCATTATAAGCACTGGTTGAGTTGTGGTTTGCTCTTCGGGAACTGTGCTGGGCTAACACAGAATGTTCTGTTTATGTCGTTGGCCATGATTTAATTATAGTATTTTTGGACGATTTCTCTGTTTTGCTAAGTGTAAGTGTTAACTTATCCTTAAATGGGAACCAATGGGGTAGAATACATTTTTGGATCAATCTGGCAT
It encodes:
- the LOC129837275 gene encoding myelin-associated glycoprotein-like isoform X1, whose translation is MWCLELLLPLLLIIKDVSGQWNVWIPRDISAMTNSCVVIPCTFMYPSGIRPYRGIHGIWYFGQPYPQLFPPVVFKTRTEIVHESYQGRTKLIGDLHQRNCTLLISNIGTEHSGRYYFRADLGGANIYTYPDFSELKVLDQPNIDIPEEIVADENLELTCYAPDNCPENSPEIQWMYTDYLPEPEYTSDYVEESNTAVLSSTLTFTPRPIHNGQLLGCRVYYPNTTLAYERLISLDVKYAPRSVWVNVSAEVMEGSSVTLHCEVDSNPPPRISWLFGDQELHWDMASNTSLSLEDLTSSQEGIYTCVGNNGYGVMNTSMYLAVLYPPSEPVVNGSLTIMEGSSISLQCSTQGNPAPTLTWLKDGELVGTITAEEVSVLELLELTPQGEGQYRCLAENEHGRASSSLNITVEYAPVLLDESKCAVVREGVQCVCMATGNPEPTIEFYLPDKNITINDTFGRYNYYTRTDGHTSTGMIKLREKGERLGNGAVNVHCSISNMYGSESFHLELQQEKKYMMAVIVGTIGGVAVIAFIIAAVRYVGHNNKKENGNPGQDLVSKLENPALYYSTVKKDKQCLRKKVLKTELLGSKFNSILEESTGEDGDYQPVGSMADLERQELNYAALEFLGGRSRDGGTSGRGDDGSDYTEIKAK